One genomic region from Candidatus Zixiibacteriota bacterium encodes:
- a CDS encoding DUF5723 family protein → MKSIVLSDNRRGWLSFSLVTITIVVALFALIIQNANGQGISSARSVAMGSAGISLASGADAARLNPANLGFAQYQLKGVELVGVGANISNNSFTLSDYNKYTGAFLTDEDKEYILDRVSDDGLKLTAEAEATALAIAMGPFVFGVAGNGVADVNLNKDIIDLILNGNTFADTIEVTGSYSDVIAYASAYLSYGRSLYKSGSREFAVGATFRYLRGFAVEQVVELRGIAATFATGFMGEGNMVIQTATGGSGYSVDLGAALKLNDNYTVGGRIRNFVSAIKWTKDTEEHGYYFSFDTMTVDNMDEDYVVSEDYTEEIGSFTTNLPSVMTLGVAKTSGKLLWAVDWEQGFSSEVGGTTKPRISAGAEYSIVSAFPLRMGYSAGGNRNSAFSFGSGFHLPYFFVDYAFVTGSSLSGYSSKGLNFAVTTGLYF, encoded by the coding sequence ATGAAGAGCATAGTACTTAGCGATAATCGTCGGGGATGGCTCAGTTTTAGCCTGGTAACGATTACCATTGTTGTTGCCCTGTTTGCCCTGATCATCCAGAACGCAAACGGCCAGGGGATATCATCGGCTCGTAGCGTGGCGATGGGCTCGGCGGGTATATCGCTTGCCAGCGGCGCCGATGCCGCCCGGCTCAATCCCGCCAACCTGGGCTTCGCCCAGTATCAGTTGAAGGGGGTCGAGCTGGTAGGTGTGGGAGCCAATATCTCCAACAATTCCTTCACGCTCAGTGATTATAACAAATATACCGGCGCGTTTTTAACCGATGAAGATAAAGAATACATCCTTGATCGCGTGTCCGATGACGGTCTCAAACTGACGGCCGAAGCGGAGGCCACCGCCCTCGCGATAGCGATGGGACCCTTCGTGTTCGGCGTCGCCGGTAATGGCGTTGCCGATGTCAATCTCAACAAGGACATCATCGACCTGATCCTTAACGGCAATACCTTCGCCGATACCATCGAGGTCACCGGTTCTTATTCAGATGTTATCGCATACGCCTCGGCCTATTTGTCCTATGGCCGCTCTCTGTACAAATCGGGCTCGCGGGAATTCGCGGTCGGGGCCACTTTCCGCTATCTGCGAGGCTTTGCCGTCGAGCAGGTGGTTGAACTTCGGGGAATCGCGGCGACTTTCGCCACCGGATTCATGGGCGAAGGCAACATGGTTATCCAGACCGCTACCGGCGGCTCGGGTTACTCGGTTGATCTCGGGGCCGCGCTCAAGCTCAACGATAACTATACCGTTGGCGGCAGAATCAGAAATTTCGTCAGCGCCATCAAATGGACAAAAGACACCGAAGAGCACGGCTACTATTTCAGCTTCGATACCATGACGGTTGACAACATGGACGAAGACTATGTGGTATCCGAAGACTATACCGAAGAGATAGGCAGTTTCACTACGAATCTACCGTCCGTGATGACGCTGGGCGTCGCCAAGACTTCAGGAAAGCTTCTGTGGGCAGTCGATTGGGAACAGGGATTCAGCAGTGAAGTCGGCGGCACCACCAAGCCGCGCATATCAGCGGGCGCAGAATATTCCATCGTCTCGGCTTTTCCGCTTAGAATGGGCTATTCGGCGGGTGGCAATCGCAATAGCGCTTTCTCGTTCGGGTCCGGATTTCACCTGCCCTATTTCTTCGTCGACTACGCCTTTGTAACCGGGAGTTCGCTGTCAGGCTATTCGTCGAAGGGGCTCAATTTCGCTGTCACAACCGGACTGTATTTCTAA
- a CDS encoding M6 family metalloprotease domain-containing protein — MYRAVRTRFAIAVISGMLLGVMVLSQSTAAAPPHPELLEATALEKKAPAYFMTHQADLRSAGLESGPASFDRKDDKQTTLLSLSPEVMGSFNVLAILVTFSDKPAATGASYFDDLLFSTTNVSVRHYYREASYAQLDIVTVNLPSSLGWVGAPQTYAYYVNGENGVNPDSYPNNAQRLVEDLVSIVDGSVNFSRYDNDNNGFVDVLMVVHAGPGAEFTGSDDDMWSHQWQITPRATNDGVYVSNYTMQPEYLLAAGDMTIGVFAHELGHAFGLPDLYDTDYSSNGIGSWGIMAFGSWLGPRGLGELPAAPCAWSRIQMGFNQATNVTSNVTSQTIYDVKNARDIYRLWTSGAIENEYFLVENRQRTGYDTYLPSDGLLIWHIDDTQDDNDNEWYPGLNPASHYLVALEQADGLFELEKAADAGDGNDPFPISGVASSFNALSAVTSSSYTDGNSYVSVENISPSGDSMTADFYVSFSGSYEGDTEEDDDAEDSDILPTSLRLSQNYPNPFNPTTTISFYSPDPGYAVVDIFDILGRRVQTLLSRDIAAGQTEIQWDGTNSSGGSVASGIYLCKLEMNGQKQLRKMILAR, encoded by the coding sequence ATGTACCGCGCCGTTCGAACCAGATTTGCCATAGCCGTGATATCGGGGATGCTGCTTGGGGTCATGGTGCTTAGCCAGAGCACGGCAGCGGCCCCGCCGCATCCGGAGCTGCTTGAGGCGACCGCGCTCGAGAAGAAAGCTCCAGCCTACTTCATGACACACCAGGCCGATCTCAGAAGCGCGGGACTCGAATCCGGCCCGGCAAGTTTTGACCGCAAAGATGACAAACAGACCACCCTCCTGAGCCTTTCGCCGGAGGTTATGGGGTCCTTCAATGTGCTGGCGATATTGGTAACTTTCTCCGACAAACCGGCAGCCACCGGCGCATCCTATTTTGATGACCTGCTGTTCAGCACCACCAACGTCAGTGTCAGGCATTATTACCGGGAGGCATCGTACGCCCAGCTCGACATAGTCACCGTCAATTTACCATCCTCGCTGGGATGGGTGGGCGCTCCGCAGACGTACGCGTATTATGTTAACGGTGAAAACGGCGTGAACCCCGACAGTTATCCTAACAATGCTCAGAGATTGGTGGAGGACCTCGTGTCCATTGTCGACGGCTCGGTCAATTTCTCCCGCTATGATAATGATAATAACGGCTTCGTCGATGTTTTGATGGTCGTTCACGCCGGCCCGGGCGCCGAGTTTACCGGCTCGGATGACGACATGTGGTCGCACCAGTGGCAGATCACGCCGCGAGCGACCAATGATGGTGTTTATGTTTCGAACTACACAATGCAGCCGGAGTACCTGCTGGCCGCCGGCGACATGACCATCGGCGTCTTCGCCCACGAACTGGGACACGCCTTCGGACTGCCCGACCTCTACGATACCGATTACAGCTCAAACGGTATTGGCTCCTGGGGCATCATGGCTTTTGGAAGCTGGCTCGGTCCACGTGGGCTCGGTGAATTGCCGGCCGCTCCGTGCGCCTGGAGCCGCATCCAGATGGGCTTTAATCAAGCCACCAATGTAACCAGCAACGTAACGTCACAGACGATCTACGATGTCAAAAACGCACGCGACATCTATCGTCTCTGGACATCCGGGGCAATCGAGAACGAGTATTTCCTTGTGGAGAACAGGCAACGAACCGGGTATGACACCTACCTGCCTTCGGACGGATTGCTTATCTGGCACATCGACGATACCCAGGACGACAATGACAACGAGTGGTACCCGGGGCTTAATCCGGCATCGCATTATCTGGTCGCTCTCGAACAGGCCGATGGATTGTTTGAACTGGAGAAAGCAGCTGATGCCGGAGACGGAAATGACCCGTTCCCGATTTCCGGAGTGGCAAGCTCGTTCAACGCTCTGTCGGCCGTGACATCAAGCTCATATACGGACGGTAACTCGTACGTCTCGGTTGAAAACATATCACCTTCGGGAGATTCCATGACGGCTGATTTCTATGTTTCATTTTCGGGCAGCTATGAAGGCGATACCGAAGAAGACGATGATGCCGAAGATTCGGATATTCTCCCGACTTCGCTGAGGCTGTCTCAGAATTATCCCAACCCGTTCAACCCAACCACGACTATTTCATTTTATTCCCCGGACCCCGGTTATGCCGTTGTGGACATTTTTGACATCCTCGGACGACGAGTACAGACATTGCTTTCCCGCGATATTGCCGCCGGACAGACGGAAATCCAGTGGGACGGAACAAACAGCTCCGGCGGTTCGGTCGCTTCGGGAATATATCTGTGCAAGCTGGAGATGAACGGTCAGAAACAGCTAAGAAAGATGATACTGGCTCGATGA
- a CDS encoding zinc-ribbon domain containing protein: MTDGFVPKFLICTECNEEFVFTIAAQEYFAERGYTEDPKRCKACHTRYKKAMREQKNHPVVEHPQYEYPD, from the coding sequence ATGACTGACGGTTTCGTGCCGAAGTTCTTAATCTGTACTGAATGCAACGAAGAGTTTGTCTTCACTATTGCCGCACAGGAGTACTTCGCGGAAAGAGGGTACACGGAAGATCCCAAACGCTGTAAGGCCTGCCATACTCGGTATAAGAAGGCGATGCGAGAACAGAAAAACCACCCGGTTGTCGAACATCCTCAATACGAGTATCCTGATTAA
- a CDS encoding ATPase, T2SS/T4P/T4SS family, giving the protein MAKKKIGDLLVEKGLITSQQLEEGLREQGALGKRLGEALVSKGYITEDQLIDAVSERLAIPKISLSSMVIDPQIVQRVNVDVARRYILIPVFEIGNTLTIAMADPLNIIAIDEIKYLTGMNIKRAIATATEIKDAIDQYYSVGDSLSHIMGTRNEEVAKTLDGISSLTDPQSETPIIKLTNLIIAKAVKERASDVHIEPEEARLRIRYRVDGVMREEAAPPKSMQNELISRIKIAANLDVSEKRVPQDGRFFMKVEGQTVDLRVSTLPTIHGEKIVIRLLDRRNLLLRFEQLGFNKRLEERWKNVIYKPEGLVLISGPTSSGKTSTLYAALQEINSIEKNIITVEDPVEYSLPLIIQIQINEKAGLTFPSTLRSILRQNPDIIMIGEIRDAETAQMAIRSSLTGHLVFSTIHTNDAPSAITRLVDMGIENYLVSSAIKGVLAQRLVRVNCPECKESYRPPDPILHRAGLMDLADHIDFKRGVGCPACKMTGFKGQTGIFEFIEVNPAIAELIISNASLNRIKEEAHKYGYIPLFEMGLEKLTSGIVCLEELLKETSNVDVYRDPNVKVKVTDSDANAVQI; this is encoded by the coding sequence ATGGCTAAAAAGAAGATAGGCGATTTACTTGTCGAAAAGGGGCTGATAACCTCTCAGCAACTTGAGGAGGGACTACGCGAACAGGGAGCGCTCGGCAAGCGACTCGGAGAAGCCCTTGTCTCAAAGGGCTATATCACTGAAGACCAACTGATTGACGCGGTCTCGGAGCGACTCGCTATTCCAAAAATCAGCCTGTCCTCCATGGTCATCGACCCGCAAATCGTGCAGAGGGTAAATGTCGATGTCGCACGAAGGTACATCCTGATACCTGTTTTCGAAATCGGCAACACGCTCACGATTGCGATGGCCGACCCTCTCAATATTATCGCTATCGATGAAATCAAATACCTCACCGGGATGAACATAAAAAGGGCTATCGCTACCGCTACCGAGATCAAGGACGCCATCGATCAGTACTATTCGGTTGGCGACTCCCTTTCACACATAATGGGTACCCGCAATGAGGAGGTCGCCAAGACTCTGGACGGTATTTCATCACTCACCGATCCTCAGTCCGAAACGCCCATCATTAAGCTGACCAACCTGATCATTGCCAAAGCCGTAAAGGAAAGGGCATCGGACGTTCATATCGAGCCGGAAGAAGCCCGCCTGAGGATACGGTACCGTGTCGACGGTGTCATGCGTGAAGAGGCCGCGCCGCCCAAGTCGATGCAGAACGAATTGATATCGCGCATCAAAATCGCGGCCAATCTCGACGTATCGGAGAAACGCGTGCCGCAGGACGGGCGGTTTTTCATGAAGGTCGAAGGTCAGACGGTGGATCTGCGTGTCTCCACCCTGCCAACGATTCATGGAGAAAAAATAGTCATTCGCCTGCTCGACCGTCGGAATCTTCTCTTGCGGTTCGAACAACTCGGTTTCAACAAGCGCCTTGAGGAGCGGTGGAAGAATGTCATTTACAAGCCTGAAGGGCTGGTTTTAATTTCCGGACCAACCTCAAGCGGTAAGACATCGACGCTGTATGCCGCCCTGCAGGAAATCAACTCAATCGAGAAAAATATTATCACGGTTGAAGACCCGGTGGAATATTCCCTGCCCCTGATTATCCAGATTCAGATAAACGAGAAGGCCGGACTGACTTTCCCGTCGACCCTGCGCTCGATCCTCCGTCAGAATCCCGACATCATAATGATCGGCGAGATACGTGACGCCGAGACGGCGCAGATGGCCATACGATCTTCTCTGACGGGTCATCTGGTTTTTTCCACGATTCACACCAACGACGCTCCATCGGCTATAACACGCCTTGTGGATATGGGCATTGAAAACTACCTGGTCTCTTCCGCTATCAAGGGCGTACTTGCTCAGAGATTAGTCAGAGTGAACTGTCCGGAGTGCAAAGAATCCTACCGTCCACCGGATCCAATCCTGCATCGGGCGGGGCTCATGGATTTGGCCGACCACATCGATTTTAAGCGCGGGGTAGGTTGTCCCGCGTGCAAGATGACCGGATTCAAGGGACAGACCGGCATTTTCGAATTCATTGAAGTCAATCCGGCCATAGCCGAGTTGATAATAAGCAACGCTTCACTGAACCGGATCAAAGAGGAAGCGCACAAGTACGGCTACATACCTCTTTTTGAGATGGGTCTCGAAAAACTCACCTCCGGTATTGTTTGCCTCGAGGAACTGCTCAAGGAGACATCGAATGTCGATGTCTACCGCGATCCGAACGTCAAGGTGAAAGTGACCGATTCCGATGCCAACGCAGTTCAGATATAA
- a CDS encoding type II secretion system F family protein — MPTQFRYKALDENGVQQKGTLTADNAEQVLEYLSSQNFLPVKVSAIKAKPSFTFFGFSRADYENLIIFTNNLATMYRSGIPLLRALSIIKVGPEDGKFNLALKQIKYSIQSGKSLSEAMGEHDDLFSRVYRNSIAAGEESGRLEDILDELSTMMEKEMELSRLIRSGLRYPAIVILVIGIAFVVLMTYVIPQFVDFYSSFDAELPLATRIFIGTSNFFTRYWAVLLGVLVAAGFGFRKLVSNEKGRLWVDSRLLRLPIFGQLILKGNVARFSMMFRILFRSGLPIIHSLQILADSVKNVAVSLEIKRLEELFRRGSDSNLMDEEFEFFPDMAKHMIAIGLETGALERMLDELGTFYSKEVQYTSRHLTAILEPLLTLVVSVFVLIMALAIFLPMWNLIKVFNG, encoded by the coding sequence ATGCCAACGCAGTTCAGATATAAGGCTCTCGATGAAAACGGGGTTCAGCAGAAGGGCACTCTGACAGCCGATAACGCTGAACAGGTTCTCGAGTATCTTTCGTCGCAGAATTTTCTTCCGGTCAAGGTTTCCGCCATCAAGGCTAAACCGTCGTTTACCTTTTTCGGCTTCAGCCGAGCCGACTATGAGAATCTTATTATCTTTACGAACAACCTGGCTACCATGTATCGGTCCGGCATTCCCTTGTTGCGGGCGCTTTCGATTATCAAAGTCGGGCCCGAGGACGGCAAGTTCAACCTCGCGCTCAAGCAGATAAAGTACAGCATACAATCGGGTAAATCACTATCGGAGGCCATGGGCGAACACGATGATCTGTTTTCCCGTGTCTATCGTAACAGTATCGCCGCGGGCGAAGAATCGGGTCGGCTCGAGGATATTCTCGACGAGCTTTCGACGATGATGGAAAAGGAGATGGAGTTGTCCCGTCTGATTCGGTCCGGACTTCGCTATCCTGCCATCGTGATCCTCGTCATAGGTATCGCCTTCGTGGTCCTTATGACTTATGTCATTCCGCAATTTGTTGATTTCTACTCATCTTTTGACGCGGAATTGCCCCTTGCCACCAGAATCTTCATCGGGACGAGTAACTTTTTTACCAGATACTGGGCTGTTTTGCTGGGCGTTTTAGTCGCGGCGGGTTTCGGATTTCGAAAACTCGTCAGCAATGAAAAGGGCCGTCTGTGGGTCGATAGCCGGTTGTTGAGATTACCAATATTCGGGCAACTGATCCTGAAAGGGAACGTGGCTCGATTTTCCATGATGTTTCGGATTCTTTTCCGATCCGGTCTGCCCATCATTCATTCGCTGCAGATTCTGGCCGACTCGGTTAAGAATGTGGCTGTAAGTCTTGAGATTAAACGGCTGGAAGAGCTGTTTCGGCGAGGCTCTGATTCCAATCTGATGGACGAAGAGTTCGAGTTCTTTCCTGATATGGCCAAGCATATGATTGCTATAGGCTTAGAGACAGGCGCCCTGGAGCGGATGCTTGACGAGCTGGGGACATTCTACTCCAAGGAGGTTCAGTATACCTCCCGGCACCTGACAGCTATTCTCGAACCGCTTCTGACCTTGGTTGTCTCCGTTTTCGTGCTGATTATGGCTCTGGCTATATTCTTGCCGATGTGGAACTTAATCAAAGTTTTTAACGGTTAG
- a CDS encoding prepilin-type N-terminal cleavage/methylation domain-containing protein: protein MSFKANQKGFTLIELVMIIVILGILAAVAIPKYQDLSGEAKEAAARGALGALRSAITIYYANHAVIDSAHWPPIDSVRAAIMAQGVPKNPYCADADHPDSVVTGVTKGTLVGTDCGWAYLAADGEIWLNSDVAGENEW, encoded by the coding sequence ATGTCTTTCAAAGCGAACCAGAAAGGTTTCACCTTAATCGAATTGGTCATGATCATCGTGATCCTCGGCATTCTTGCTGCTGTGGCCATCCCGAAATATCAGGATCTCTCGGGCGAAGCCAAAGAAGCAGCGGCCAGAGGCGCGCTCGGCGCCCTGCGCTCAGCCATCACAATCTATTATGCCAACCACGCTGTAATCGACAGTGCGCACTGGCCTCCGATAGACTCCGTGCGCGCGGCTATCATGGCACAGGGCGTTCCGAAAAATCCGTATTGCGCCGATGCCGATCATCCGGACTCTGTCGTTACCGGCGTTACCAAGGGTACACTCGTGGGCACGGATTGCGGATGGGCTTATCTGGCCGCCGATGGCGAGATATGGCTTAACAGCGACGTAGCTGGCGAGAACGAGTGGTAA